The Acinetobacter defluvii genome includes a region encoding these proteins:
- the adeJ gene encoding multidrug efflux RND transporter permease subunit AdeJ, producing the protein MAQFFIHRPIFAWVIALVIMLAGILTLTKMPIAQYPTIAPPTVTISATYPGASAATVENTVTQIIEQQMNGLDGLRYISSNSAGNGQASIQLNFEQGIDPDIAQVQVQNKLQSATALLPEDVQRQGVRVTKSGASFLQVLAFYSESNGLSANDIKDYVNSNISEPLSRVAGVGEVQVFGGSYAMRIWLDPAKLTSFGITPSDVAAAIRAQNSQVAVGQLGGAPSIEGQVLNATVNAQSMLTTPEQFKNIFLRNTSDGAQVRLGDVARVELGADNYQFDSKFNGKPAGGVAIKLATGANALDTAKAVEARMVELRKNYPEGMKDKLAFDTTPFIKLSIESVVHTLIEAIILVFLVMFLFLQNWRATIIPTMAVPVVVLGTFAVINVFGFSINTLTMFAMVLAIGLLVDDAIVVVENVERVMVEDHLDPVAATEISMKQISGALIGITSVLTAVFVPMAFFGGTTGVIYRQFSITLVTAMILSLIVALTFTPALCATILKQHDPHQKPSNNIFARFFRWFNNAFDRTADKYQNGVNRMTHHKLFSGIIYAAVIAVLVVLFKMLPSSFLPEEDQGVVMTLVQLPPNATLDRTDKVIDTMTNYFMEKEKNSVESVFSVSGFSFTGVGQNAGLAFIQLKEWEKRTTPEQQIGTIIKNGMALNMIAKDASYVMPLQLPAMPELGVTAGFNLQLKAAAGQSHEQLLAARNAILGMAAQDKRLTGVRPNGQEDTPQYQINIDQAQAGAMGVSIADINSTMSMAWGGSYINDFIDRGRVKKVYVQGEANARMMPEDLNKWYVRNNKGEMIPFSSFATGQWTYGSPRLERYNGISSMNIQGTPAPGTSSGDAMLAMEEIIQKLPSMGLQGFDYEWTGLSLEERESGAQAPFLYALSLLIVFLCLAALYESWSIPFSVLLVVPLGVVGAMGLTWLGMVIKGDPNLSNNIYFQVAIIAVIGLSAKNAILIVEFAKELQEKGEDLFDATLHAARMRLRPIIMTTLAFGFGVLPLALASGAGAGSQHSVGYGVLGGVISSTLLGIFFIPVFFVWIRSIFKYKPKKQKLQEQKS; encoded by the coding sequence ATGGCTCAATTTTTTATTCATCGCCCTATCTTTGCATGGGTGATTGCATTGGTGATTATGTTGGCGGGGATCCTTACGCTGACAAAAATGCCCATTGCGCAATATCCGACGATTGCACCACCCACTGTCACAATTTCTGCGACTTATCCTGGTGCATCTGCTGCGACTGTTGAAAATACAGTAACACAGATTATTGAACAACAAATGAATGGCTTGGATGGCTTACGTTATATCTCGTCTAACAGTGCGGGGAACGGTCAAGCGTCGATCCAATTAAACTTTGAACAAGGGATCGATCCTGATATTGCCCAAGTTCAAGTTCAAAACAAATTACAATCAGCGACTGCACTTTTACCTGAAGATGTACAGCGTCAAGGTGTCCGTGTCACGAAGTCTGGTGCAAGTTTCTTACAAGTATTAGCGTTCTATTCTGAGTCTAATGGTTTGTCTGCAAATGACATTAAAGACTATGTAAACTCAAATATTTCTGAGCCATTAAGCCGTGTTGCTGGTGTAGGTGAGGTGCAAGTATTCGGTGGTTCTTATGCCATGCGTATTTGGCTTGACCCTGCTAAATTAACCAGCTTTGGTATTACACCATCTGATGTTGCAGCAGCAATTCGTGCTCAAAACTCACAAGTAGCTGTAGGTCAGTTAGGCGGTGCACCCTCAATTGAAGGTCAAGTACTGAATGCAACTGTAAATGCACAAAGCATGTTGACCACACCCGAACAATTCAAAAACATCTTCTTGCGCAATACTAGTGATGGCGCTCAAGTTCGTCTAGGCGATGTAGCTCGTGTTGAACTCGGTGCAGATAACTATCAGTTTGACTCAAAATTTAATGGTAAACCTGCGGGTGGTGTGGCAATTAAACTTGCGACAGGTGCCAATGCTTTAGATACGGCAAAAGCTGTAGAAGCACGTATGGTTGAATTACGTAAAAACTATCCTGAAGGTATGAAGGATAAATTGGCTTTCGATACAACACCATTTATCAAACTTTCGATTGAAAGTGTGGTACATACGCTTATTGAAGCCATTATTCTTGTATTCCTTGTGATGTTCTTGTTCTTACAGAACTGGCGTGCAACGATCATTCCAACCATGGCTGTACCTGTTGTTGTATTGGGTACATTTGCCGTGATTAACGTATTTGGCTTCTCGATCAATACTTTAACCATGTTTGCGATGGTACTTGCGATCGGTCTCTTGGTGGATGATGCTATCGTTGTCGTGGAAAACGTTGAGCGTGTCATGGTTGAAGATCATCTTGATCCTGTGGCAGCCACAGAAATCTCGATGAAACAGATTTCAGGCGCCTTGATCGGGATCACCTCAGTATTAACTGCGGTCTTCGTTCCAATGGCATTCTTTGGGGGGACAACAGGCGTCATTTATCGTCAGTTCTCTATCACCCTCGTTACTGCCATGATTTTGTCATTGATCGTTGCTTTAACCTTCACCCCTGCTTTGTGTGCAACCATTTTAAAACAACATGATCCACATCAGAAACCAAGCAATAATATCTTTGCACGTTTCTTCCGTTGGTTTAACAATGCCTTTGACCGTACTGCGGATAAATACCAAAATGGTGTGAACCGCATGACGCATCATAAATTATTCTCTGGCATTATTTATGCCGCAGTTATTGCTGTATTGGTTGTGCTGTTTAAAATGTTGCCTTCGTCATTCTTACCTGAAGAAGACCAAGGCGTGGTGATGACACTTGTGCAATTGCCACCAAATGCTACTTTAGACCGTACCGACAAAGTTATTGACACCATGACCAATTACTTCATGGAAAAAGAAAAGAACTCTGTTGAATCGGTATTTAGTGTCTCTGGCTTTTCCTTCACAGGGGTCGGTCAAAACGCAGGTTTAGCATTTATTCAGCTGAAAGAATGGGAAAAACGTACCACACCTGAGCAACAAATTGGCACCATTATCAAAAATGGTATGGCACTCAATATGATTGCTAAGGATGCTTCGTATGTAATGCCTCTACAATTGCCTGCTATGCCTGAATTAGGCGTAACTGCTGGCTTTAACTTACAGTTGAAAGCTGCTGCAGGTCAGAGCCATGAACAGTTACTTGCTGCACGTAATGCTATTTTAGGTATGGCAGCACAAGACAAACGCTTAACAGGTGTGCGTCCAAATGGTCAAGAAGACACGCCTCAGTACCAAATCAACATTGACCAAGCACAAGCTGGAGCAATGGGTGTCAGTATTGCAGACATTAACTCAACCATGAGCATGGCTTGGGGTGGTTCATATATCAATGATTTCATTGACCGTGGTCGTGTAAAGAAAGTTTATGTTCAAGGTGAAGCCAATGCACGTATGATGCCTGAGGACTTGAATAAGTGGTATGTGCGTAATAACAAAGGTGAAATGATTCCATTTTCTAGTTTTGCAACAGGACAATGGACATATGGTTCACCACGTTTAGAACGCTATAACGGTATTTCTTCAATGAACATCCAAGGTACGCCTGCACCAGGTACAAGTTCTGGTGATGCCATGCTAGCGATGGAAGAAATTATCCAAAAATTACCATCGATGGGCTTACAAGGCTTTGACTATGAATGGACAGGTTTATCTTTAGAAGAGCGTGAGTCTGGCGCACAAGCACCTTTCTTATATGCGCTTTCATTGCTAATCGTATTCTTATGTCTTGCTGCGCTTTATGAAAGTTGGTCGATTCCATTCTCTGTATTATTGGTTGTACCTTTAGGTGTTGTTGGTGCAATGGGATTAACATGGTTAGGTATGGTCATTAAAGGTGATCCAAACTTATCCAATAACATTTATTTCCAAGTAGCGATTATTGCGGTGATCGGTTTGTCTGCAAAAAATGCGATTTTAATTGTAGAATTTGCCAAAGAACTGCAAGAAAAAGGCGAAGATTTGTTTGATGCAACCCTACATGCCGCTAGAATGCGTTTACGTCCGATCATTATGACGACACTCGCATTTGGCTTTGGTGTATTGCCATTAGCTTTAGCAAGTGGTGCAGGTGCAGGTAGCCAACACTCGGTGGGCTATGGGGTACTCGGTGGTGTAATTAGTTCAACACTATTAGGTATTTTCTTCATCCCTGTATTCTTTGTCTGGATTCGTAGTATCTTTAAATACAAACCTAAGAAGCAAAAACTTCAG